The following coding sequences lie in one Micromonospora sp. R77 genomic window:
- a CDS encoding AMP-binding protein: MTDLLGWLDRPDGGHGIRFATPDGGWDRWTYPRLADLVRRSAAALRDAGVRPGDVVTIVEPTGPRFVGLLFGSMLAGAAASPLAPPPAFGDRDRYDEHLRGVLATAAPRLVVHDAALPEVGERCRAAGVDAVDSRALLDPASGTGPAEPGGIALLQFTSGTSGRVRGVRVPPATLAANVAAIAKWLRMTPDDATASWLPVHHDMGLIGCLLAPVATGSDLWLMSPGDFVRRPLRYLECFGRDGARLSAMPAFGLDHIVRRVPADRLGGLDFSAWRALILGAERIPVPALDAFLRLCGPAGLRREALLPAYGLAENTLSVTGLPLGTGWRAVEHAGLPVVGCGRPLSGVRVRVVDEAGGPVPDGQVGEIVVGGTSVAAGYAGPAGRETFRDGELHTGDAGFLRDGELFVLGRWGDSVKVRGRTVFAEDVETAVHAACAAPAGRIAALLGQVGDEPQVVLVLAHPRPEWPALAEAAAREVAEGVPVRSVVVPAGAIPRTSSGKPRRRQMWATHVTAPVPPAARPAPGPAGR; this comes from the coding sequence GTGACCGACCTGCTGGGCTGGCTGGACCGGCCGGACGGCGGGCACGGGATCCGGTTCGCCACGCCGGACGGCGGGTGGGACCGGTGGACGTACCCCCGGCTGGCGGACCTGGTCCGGCGCAGCGCCGCCGCACTCCGCGACGCCGGGGTACGCCCCGGCGACGTGGTGACCATCGTCGAGCCGACCGGTCCGCGCTTCGTCGGCCTGCTCTTCGGCAGCATGCTGGCCGGCGCGGCGGCGTCCCCGCTGGCGCCGCCACCCGCCTTCGGTGACCGGGACCGCTACGACGAGCACCTGCGCGGCGTGCTGGCCACCGCCGCGCCCCGGCTGGTGGTGCACGACGCCGCCCTGCCGGAGGTGGGCGAGCGCTGCCGGGCCGCCGGGGTCGACGCGGTGGACAGCCGGGCGTTGCTGGATCCGGCGTCCGGCACCGGCCCGGCGGAGCCCGGCGGGATCGCGCTGCTGCAGTTCACCTCCGGCACCAGCGGCCGGGTACGCGGGGTGCGGGTGCCGCCCGCCACGCTCGCCGCGAACGTCGCCGCGATCGCGAAGTGGCTGCGGATGACCCCGGACGACGCCACCGCGTCCTGGTTGCCGGTGCACCACGACATGGGCCTCATCGGGTGCCTGCTCGCCCCGGTGGCGACCGGCTCCGACCTGTGGCTGATGTCGCCCGGCGACTTCGTCCGGCGACCGCTGCGCTACCTCGAGTGCTTCGGCCGCGACGGCGCGCGGCTCAGCGCGATGCCGGCGTTCGGCCTGGACCACATCGTCCGGCGGGTGCCGGCGGACCGGCTCGGGGGGCTGGACTTCTCGGCGTGGCGGGCGCTGATCCTGGGGGCGGAACGGATCCCGGTGCCGGCCCTGGACGCCTTCCTGCGGCTGTGCGGACCGGCCGGGTTACGCCGCGAGGCGCTGCTGCCGGCGTACGGGCTGGCGGAGAACACGCTGTCGGTCACCGGTCTGCCGCTGGGCACCGGCTGGCGGGCGGTGGAACATGCCGGCCTCCCCGTGGTGGGCTGTGGCCGGCCGCTGAGCGGCGTCCGGGTCCGCGTGGTGGACGAGGCGGGCGGACCGGTGCCTGACGGTCAGGTGGGCGAGATCGTGGTGGGTGGCACGTCGGTGGCCGCCGGGTACGCCGGGCCGGCCGGCCGGGAGACGTTCCGCGACGGGGAACTGCACACCGGGGACGCCGGGTTCCTCCGCGACGGCGAGCTGTTCGTGCTGGGCCGTTGGGGCGACAGCGTGAAGGTGCGCGGCCGGACCGTGTTCGCCGAGGACGTGGAGACCGCCGTGCACGCCGCCTGCGCCGCCCCGGCCGGGCGGATCGCCGCCCTGCTCGGTCAGGTCGGCGACGAGCCGCAGGTGGTGCTGGTCCTGGCCCACCCGCGGCCGGAGTGGCCGGCGCTGGCCGAGGCGGCGGCGCGCGAGGTCGCCGAGGGTGTGCCGGTCCGCAGCGTGGTGGTGCCGGCCGGTGCGATCCCCCGCACCAGCAGCGGCAAGCCGCGCCGCCGGCAGATGTGGGCCACCCACGTCACAGCGCCAGTCCCGCCCGCAGCTCGTCCAGCACCCGGGCCTGCTGGTCGATGA
- a CDS encoding methyltransferase gives MTTRRATIDAGSIFKLLELGDYLLPYTIRAVCLLGVADALAAGPLPMAALAEATGSHEPTLRKAVEYLATRELFTVDADGAVALTPLSDLLRADHPYSARDIFLSPVACTRAMEGLDEAIRTGGPAFDVVHGKSMWDHLSDHPDDGVAFDRVMSGVTGMELVAILRACDWQRFGSIVDVGGGNGGFLASLLRRVKHARGVLFDLPGVVAHAPEQFAAAGVSDRAEVVPGSFLAGPIPAGADAYVLKRILYSWTDDEVVDILTRVRTAMHPQSRLFIMEAGRHGDEPPVLARRMDLLMHTLTAGGARTLAEQSALLERAGLRLVRSVSTPMFPIIEAQPA, from the coding sequence GTGACCACGAGACGCGCCACGATCGACGCCGGTTCGATCTTCAAGCTGCTGGAGCTCGGCGACTACCTGCTGCCGTACACCATCCGGGCGGTCTGCCTGCTCGGGGTGGCGGACGCGCTGGCCGCCGGGCCGCTGCCGATGGCCGCCCTGGCCGAGGCGACCGGCAGCCACGAGCCGACCCTGCGCAAGGCGGTGGAATACCTCGCCACCCGGGAGCTGTTCACCGTCGACGCGGACGGCGCGGTCGCGCTGACCCCGCTGTCGGACCTGCTGCGGGCCGACCACCCCTACTCGGCCCGGGACATCTTCCTGTCCCCGGTGGCCTGCACCCGCGCGATGGAGGGCCTGGACGAGGCGATCCGCACCGGCGGGCCGGCCTTCGACGTGGTGCACGGGAAGTCCATGTGGGACCACCTGAGCGACCACCCCGACGACGGCGTGGCCTTCGACCGGGTGATGAGCGGCGTGACCGGGATGGAACTGGTGGCGATCCTGCGCGCCTGCGACTGGCAGCGCTTCGGCAGCATCGTCGACGTCGGCGGCGGCAACGGCGGCTTCCTGGCCAGCCTGCTCCGGCGGGTCAAGCACGCCCGCGGCGTGCTGTTCGACCTGCCCGGCGTGGTGGCGCACGCGCCGGAGCAGTTCGCCGCCGCGGGCGTGAGCGACCGGGCCGAGGTGGTACCGGGCAGCTTCCTGGCCGGACCGATCCCGGCCGGCGCCGACGCGTACGTGCTCAAGCGGATCCTCTACAGCTGGACCGACGACGAGGTGGTCGACATCCTCACCCGGGTCCGGACCGCCATGCACCCGCAGAGCCGGCTGTTCATCATGGAGGCCGGCCGGCACGGTGACGAACCGCCCGTGCTGGCCCGCCGGATGGACCTGCTGATGCACACGCTGACCGCCGGCGGGGCCCGCACCCTGGCCGAGCAGAGCGCCCTGCTGGAGCGGGCCGGGCTGCGACTGGTGCGCAGCGTCTCCACCCCGATGTTCCCGATCATCGAGGCGCAGCCCGCGTGA
- a CDS encoding MmcQ/YjbR family DNA-binding protein: protein MPSPETVAEIALALPGATRSAHFDVTDFRVGNKIFCTLPKPGVMGMRIGVDEQAALLDEDPETFSRPENRYGQNGWTFVRLATVDPDQLRELITEAWRRLASRKLQAEFDREAPR from the coding sequence ATGCCCAGCCCTGAGACCGTCGCCGAGATCGCCCTGGCGCTGCCCGGCGCGACCCGCTCGGCGCACTTCGACGTCACCGACTTCCGGGTCGGCAACAAGATCTTCTGCACCCTGCCCAAGCCGGGCGTGATGGGCATGCGGATCGGCGTGGACGAGCAGGCCGCCCTGCTCGACGAGGACCCGGAGACGTTCTCCCGGCCGGAGAACAGGTACGGGCAGAACGGCTGGACCTTCGTGCGGTTGGCGACGGTCGACCCGGACCAGCTGCGCGAACTGATCACCGAGGCGTGGCGCCGGCTCGCCTCCCGCAAACTGCAGGCCGAGTTCGACAGGGAGGCACCACGGTGA
- a CDS encoding acyl-CoA dehydrogenase family protein, with translation MDFALTDEQQDLRATARRYLAGRYPAQRIGALADGPHGSEASTWPELIRQGWLDADLTTVELALLAEESGYALHPAPWWSTVALAAPYLRGQGEAVTVPATYAAGDVRADRSRAGWLLYGVAPAVPDAGPARQVVVRADTPEGPAVFTVPSDAPGLTVTTPDTLDTLRPMARCRSPACRPGCWSGDQAAEATAAARDVGGTLLAAEAVGVATRALDLAVGHARTREQFGRPIGGFQAVAHQLADVYAAIEPARSLTYRAACLVARKDEAASAVAEAVIAARHAAVHSCEAAVQTLGGTGVTWEYPLHRWLRRALWSEAFAGLDPDPYATVANRLLAEPAATVSPNVPSRGGHHAQP, from the coding sequence ATGGACTTCGCGCTCACCGACGAGCAGCAGGACCTGCGGGCGACGGCCCGGCGGTACCTGGCCGGGCGGTACCCGGCGCAGCGCATCGGCGCGCTGGCCGACGGCCCGCACGGCAGTGAGGCGTCGACCTGGCCGGAGCTGATCCGGCAGGGCTGGCTGGATGCGGACCTGACCACGGTGGAGCTCGCCCTGCTCGCCGAGGAGAGCGGGTACGCCCTGCACCCGGCGCCGTGGTGGAGCACGGTCGCGCTGGCGGCGCCGTACCTGCGCGGGCAGGGCGAGGCGGTGACCGTGCCGGCCACGTACGCGGCCGGTGACGTGCGCGCCGACCGCAGCCGGGCCGGTTGGCTGCTCTACGGTGTCGCGCCCGCGGTGCCGGACGCCGGCCCGGCCCGGCAGGTGGTGGTCCGGGCGGACACCCCGGAGGGGCCGGCGGTGTTCACCGTGCCGTCCGACGCGCCCGGGCTGACCGTGACCACCCCGGACACCCTGGACACGCTGCGGCCGATGGCCCGGTGTCGTTCGCCGGCGTGCCGGCCTGGCTGCTGGTCGGGGGACCAGGCCGCCGAGGCGACCGCCGCCGCCCGGGACGTCGGCGGGACGCTGCTGGCCGCCGAGGCCGTCGGGGTGGCCACCCGGGCGCTGGACCTGGCCGTCGGGCACGCCCGGACCAGGGAACAGTTCGGCCGGCCGATCGGCGGGTTCCAGGCGGTGGCGCACCAACTGGCCGACGTGTACGCCGCCATCGAACCGGCGCGGTCGCTGACCTACCGGGCGGCGTGCCTGGTGGCCCGCAAGGACGAGGCGGCCTCGGCGGTGGCGGAGGCGGTCATCGCCGCCCGTCACGCCGCCGTGCACTCCTGCGAGGCGGCCGTGCAGACCCTCGGCGGCACCGGCGTCACCTGGGAGTACCCGCTGCACCGCTGGCTGCGCCGGGCGCTGTGGTCGGAGGCCTTCGCGGGACTGGATCCGGACCCGTACGCCACCGTGGCGAACCGGCTGCTGGCCGAGCCGGCCGCTACGGTCTCCCCGAACGTACCGTCGCGAGGAGGCCACCATGCCCAGCCCTGA
- a CDS encoding acyl-CoA dehydrogenase family protein, producing the protein MDLHDAPDEAAFRAGLRDWLRERLPAEPRQWSGDELRQWSRDLHRAGYAGLTWPAAHGGRGLPAGHQAIFAEESALAGAPDHLNVIGMNMVGPTLISRGSTAQQARYLPGILSGEILFCQGFSEPDAGSDLAAVRTRAVRVDGGYELHGEKVWSSYAHLADHCLLLARTDPTGSKHQGLTCFLLDMRAPGVAVSPLRQLNGDSDFNQIVLTGARVRDEDVVGEPGQGWSVALSTLAHERGTFGITLTARLTVQFARLLRTVRQYGAQHDPLVRREVAELHTRLQGLRYTGYRSLAAQRRSGEPGPESSLLKLEWSLVHQRVCALAVRVQGGDAVLDGYWQHQRLRSRANTIEGGTSEILRGIVAERVLGLPRSR; encoded by the coding sequence ATGGACCTGCACGACGCGCCGGACGAGGCGGCGTTCCGCGCCGGGCTGCGCGACTGGCTGCGCGAGCGGCTGCCCGCCGAGCCACGCCAGTGGAGCGGCGACGAGCTGCGGCAGTGGAGCCGCGACCTGCACCGGGCCGGGTACGCCGGCCTGACCTGGCCGGCCGCGCACGGCGGGCGGGGCCTGCCCGCCGGTCACCAGGCCATCTTCGCCGAGGAGAGCGCCCTGGCCGGCGCCCCCGACCACCTGAACGTTATCGGCATGAACATGGTCGGCCCCACCCTGATCTCCCGCGGGTCGACCGCCCAGCAGGCCCGCTACCTGCCGGGCATCCTGTCTGGGGAGATCCTGTTCTGCCAGGGCTTCTCCGAACCCGACGCCGGGTCCGACCTGGCCGCGGTGCGGACCCGGGCGGTGCGGGTGGACGGCGGGTACGAGCTGCACGGCGAGAAGGTCTGGTCGTCGTACGCGCACCTGGCCGATCACTGCCTGCTGCTGGCGCGGACCGACCCGACGGGTTCCAAGCACCAGGGCCTCACCTGCTTCCTGCTGGACATGCGCGCGCCCGGCGTGGCCGTCTCCCCGCTGCGCCAGCTCAACGGCGACAGCGACTTCAACCAGATCGTGCTGACCGGCGCGCGGGTGCGCGACGAGGACGTGGTCGGCGAACCGGGTCAGGGCTGGTCGGTGGCGCTGTCCACCCTCGCGCACGAACGCGGCACCTTCGGCATCACCCTGACCGCCCGGCTCACCGTCCAGTTCGCCCGCCTGCTGCGGACCGTGCGCCAGTACGGCGCCCAGCACGACCCGCTGGTGCGGCGGGAGGTGGCCGAGCTGCACACCCGGCTGCAGGGGCTGCGCTACACCGGCTACCGCTCGCTCGCCGCCCAGCGCCGCTCCGGCGAACCCGGTCCGGAGTCGTCGCTGCTCAAGCTCGAATGGTCGCTGGTGCACCAGCGGGTGTGCGCGCTGGCCGTGCGGGTGCAGGGCGGTGACGCCGTGCTGGACGGCTACTGGCAGCACCAGCGCCTGCGCAGCCGGGCCAACACCATCGAGGGCGGCACGTCGGAGATCCTCCGCGGCATCGTCGCCGAGCGGGTCCTGGGCCTGCCCCGGTCCCGGTGA
- a CDS encoding cytochrome P450, producing MTTVRTPQFDVRAPEVLDDPVPAYARLRAAGAVLPNGPGQWVVPRYREVAELLKDQRLTKTLPEAYYRYTVGDPELSGFLSGQNLGRRNALAAKVLAGAFSPALVRRLDATMRQQVDDLLAPALAGGELDLVADVALPFPLAVICELLGVPPAERAELWPYAAQLVRAFSDIAFLSDQDVGEAVAALRWLRGYLTDLLRRGTGGDDLLTRMAATEAGGERLTPQEIVDNAITVFYAGFETSMGMISNGMVALLRNPDQLARLRERPDLTAPAVEEMLRYEAPIQVTMRSPLEPIQVGGRNIRPGRVLYLLVGSANRDPEQFTDPDRFDIGRTPNPHLSFGAGVYRCVGAALARAEGVAVFDRLLATTRDIGFAGEPVRRPRFNFRTYDRVPLHVRPA from the coding sequence GTGACCACCGTGCGGACGCCGCAGTTCGACGTACGGGCACCGGAGGTGCTCGACGACCCGGTGCCGGCGTACGCCCGCCTCCGCGCCGCCGGCGCGGTGCTGCCCAACGGGCCCGGCCAGTGGGTGGTGCCCCGGTACCGCGAGGTGGCCGAGCTGCTCAAGGACCAGCGGCTCACCAAGACCCTGCCGGAGGCCTACTACCGGTACACCGTCGGCGATCCCGAGCTGAGCGGGTTCCTGTCCGGGCAGAACCTGGGCCGGCGCAACGCGCTCGCCGCCAAGGTGCTCGCCGGCGCGTTCAGCCCGGCGCTGGTGCGCCGCCTGGACGCGACGATGCGGCAACAGGTGGACGACCTGCTCGCCCCGGCGCTGGCCGGCGGCGAACTCGACCTGGTGGCGGACGTGGCCCTGCCGTTCCCCCTCGCGGTGATCTGTGAACTGCTCGGCGTGCCGCCGGCGGAGCGCGCCGAGCTGTGGCCGTACGCGGCGCAGCTGGTCCGGGCGTTCAGCGACATCGCGTTCCTGTCCGACCAGGACGTGGGCGAGGCGGTCGCCGCGCTGCGCTGGCTGCGCGGCTACCTGACCGACCTGCTGCGTCGCGGCACCGGCGGCGACGACCTGCTCACCCGGATGGCGGCGACCGAGGCGGGCGGGGAACGCCTCACCCCGCAGGAGATCGTCGACAACGCGATCACGGTCTTCTACGCGGGCTTCGAGACGTCCATGGGAATGATCTCCAACGGCATGGTGGCGCTGCTGCGCAACCCGGACCAGCTGGCCCGGCTGCGGGAGCGGCCGGACCTCACCGCCCCGGCCGTCGAGGAGATGCTGCGCTACGAGGCGCCGATCCAGGTCACCATGCGCAGCCCGCTGGAGCCGATCCAGGTGGGCGGGCGGAACATCCGCCCCGGCCGGGTGCTCTACCTGCTCGTCGGGTCGGCCAACCGCGACCCGGAGCAGTTCACCGACCCGGACCGGTTCGACATCGGACGTACGCCCAACCCGCACCTGAGCTTCGGCGCCGGCGTCTACCGGTGCGTGGGCGCGGCCCTCGCGCGGGCGGAGGGGGTGGCGGTGTTCGACCGGCTGCTGGCCACCACCCGCGACATCGGGTTCGCGGGCGAGCCGGTCCGCCGGCCGCGCTTCAACTTCCGCACCTACGACCGCGTCCCGCTGCACGTACGGCCGGCCTGA
- a CDS encoding condensation domain-containing protein: MNELPASVGQRLLWLMDHYRGHRNSLNEQVVWHLRGPLDRAALDTAVRRLHERHDALRTTFVSRRRQFLQIVNDPRPVPVTEHDVSGHEQPRLAARDLVTAELTTPIDVSVWPTRVTLVRLAPEHHVVVLTMHHYVSDDWSNALLSRDIRALYAGEPLPEVQWQYPRWAAWHRDQVEGERGPVLVDYWRRQLDGARLLALPEAAEVPRGADEPASVCVELTLGPQVTAGLRALARKHRTTLFPVMLSLFYLALRRATGQSDLTVATLLANRARPEVAETVGFFVTMALLRGRVEPGEPFGELVRRTRSVVMDGLRHQELPSQLLPPGTVAGAGRTDDVMFHLLGSMMSRADMAGDELDDLEAQLDRSRFALEFVVVPRDDDLTALVLCDRDRFVPDWAQALVKDYVELAAAVVADPSGATA, from the coding sequence ATGAACGAGCTTCCGGCATCGGTGGGGCAGCGGTTGCTGTGGTTGATGGACCACTACCGCGGTCACCGCAACTCCCTCAACGAACAGGTGGTCTGGCACCTGCGCGGACCGCTGGACCGCGCCGCGCTGGACACCGCCGTACGGCGGCTGCACGAACGGCACGACGCGCTGCGCACCACCTTCGTCAGTCGCCGACGGCAGTTCCTCCAGATCGTCAACGACCCCCGGCCCGTGCCGGTCACCGAGCACGACGTCTCCGGCCACGAACAGCCTCGGCTGGCCGCCCGCGACCTGGTCACCGCCGAACTCACCACACCGATCGACGTGTCGGTCTGGCCCACCCGCGTCACGCTGGTCCGGCTGGCCCCCGAGCACCACGTGGTCGTGCTGACCATGCACCACTACGTCAGCGACGACTGGTCCAACGCGCTGCTGTCCCGCGACATCCGGGCCCTGTACGCCGGCGAGCCGCTGCCCGAGGTGCAGTGGCAGTACCCGCGCTGGGCGGCCTGGCACCGGGACCAGGTCGAGGGGGAGCGCGGCCCGGTCCTGGTCGACTACTGGCGTCGGCAGCTGGACGGCGCGCGGCTGCTCGCGCTGCCGGAGGCGGCCGAGGTCCCCCGGGGGGCGGACGAGCCCGCCTCGGTCTGCGTCGAGCTGACCCTGGGCCCGCAGGTGACCGCCGGCCTGCGGGCGCTGGCCCGCAAGCACCGCACCACGCTCTTCCCGGTGATGCTGTCGCTGTTCTACCTGGCGCTGCGGCGCGCCACGGGCCAGTCGGACCTCACGGTGGCGACGCTGTTGGCCAACCGGGCCCGACCCGAGGTCGCCGAGACCGTCGGCTTCTTCGTCACGATGGCGCTGCTGCGCGGCCGGGTGGAGCCGGGCGAACCGTTCGGTGAGCTGGTGCGCCGGACCCGGTCGGTGGTGATGGACGGCCTGCGGCACCAGGAGCTGCCGTCGCAGCTGCTGCCGCCGGGCACGGTGGCCGGCGCGGGCCGTACCGACGACGTGATGTTCCACCTGCTCGGCTCGATGATGTCCCGCGCGGACATGGCCGGCGACGAGCTCGACGACCTGGAGGCGCAACTGGACCGGAGCCGGTTCGCGCTGGAGTTCGTGGTGGTGCCGCGCGACGACGACCTGACCGCGCTGGTGCTGTGCGACCGCGACCGGTTCGTGCCGGACTGGGCGCAGGCGCTGGTGAAGGACTATGTCGAGCTGGCCGCCGCAGTGGTCGCCGACCCGTCCGGCGCGACGGCCTGA
- a CDS encoding VOC family protein — protein sequence MAGQPSFIEFAVPDPGATRDFYEKLFGWKFQMLTHGSYIDIPGDVEAGSHPDTDPPSIIVYFQVDDLAAAVEKVRELGGEVGPLRPPSPQYGAFAECRDSQGVAFGLRQLPSA from the coding sequence ATGGCCGGGCAACCGTCCTTCATCGAGTTCGCGGTACCGGACCCGGGAGCGACCAGGGACTTCTACGAGAAGCTGTTCGGGTGGAAGTTCCAGATGCTCACCCACGGCTCGTACATCGACATCCCGGGTGACGTCGAGGCCGGATCCCACCCGGACACCGACCCGCCGAGCATCATCGTGTACTTCCAGGTCGACGACCTCGCCGCAGCGGTCGAGAAGGTCCGTGAGCTGGGTGGTGAAGTGGGTCCGCTGCGCCCGCCGAGCCCGCAGTACGGTGCCTTCGCCGAGTGCCGGGACAGCCAGGGAGTGGCCTTCGGGCTGCGCCAGCTGCCGTCCGCGTGA
- a CDS encoding acyl-CoA dehydrogenase family protein, protein MTATADQPTGLRQAQEIADQVFFPAAATVDASDHLPVSHLDLLAEQGFYGLAAPPHLSTLELPDFPAVCRVIETLASGCLTTTFVWAQHHNAVMAAANTQNEQLKQEFLEPLATGRRRSGLAIGAAVRPGPAAVTATAVDGGWLLTGDAPWVSGWGLVDTLYVAGRDGDDTLVWALVDAVESDSLTVEPLAMTAVNASSTVTVRFREHFVPAARISGLMPLEAWRQRDPATLRFNGSLALGVAARAIALADSEDLAKQLDSTRDTLDMSGPDTMPQARAAASHLALRACATLAVAEGSRAVLRDQHAQRLMREATFLLVFGSRPGIRSALTTALAG, encoded by the coding sequence GTGACTGCCACCGCCGATCAGCCCACCGGTCTCCGACAGGCGCAGGAGATCGCCGACCAGGTGTTCTTCCCGGCCGCCGCGACGGTGGACGCGAGTGACCACCTGCCTGTCTCGCATCTCGACCTGTTGGCGGAGCAAGGCTTCTACGGGCTCGCCGCGCCGCCGCACCTGAGCACGCTGGAGCTGCCGGACTTCCCCGCCGTGTGCCGGGTGATCGAGACCCTCGCCAGCGGGTGCCTGACCACCACCTTCGTCTGGGCGCAGCACCACAACGCCGTGATGGCGGCGGCGAACACCCAGAACGAGCAACTCAAGCAGGAGTTCCTGGAGCCGCTCGCCACCGGCCGCCGCCGGTCCGGGCTGGCCATCGGCGCCGCGGTCCGGCCGGGCCCGGCGGCGGTGACCGCGACCGCCGTCGACGGCGGCTGGCTGCTGACCGGTGACGCCCCCTGGGTCAGCGGCTGGGGCCTGGTGGACACTCTCTACGTCGCCGGCCGCGACGGCGACGACACGCTGGTCTGGGCGCTGGTGGACGCCGTCGAGTCCGACTCGTTGACGGTGGAACCGCTGGCGATGACCGCGGTGAACGCGAGCAGCACGGTGACCGTACGGTTCCGCGAGCACTTCGTCCCGGCGGCGCGGATCAGCGGCCTGATGCCGCTGGAGGCGTGGCGTCAGCGCGACCCGGCCACGCTGCGGTTCAACGGTTCCCTCGCGCTCGGCGTGGCGGCGCGGGCCATCGCCCTGGCCGACTCCGAGGACCTGGCCAAGCAGCTCGACAGCACCCGCGACACCCTCGACATGTCCGGCCCGGACACCATGCCGCAGGCCCGCGCGGCGGCCTCCCACCTGGCCCTGCGGGCCTGCGCGACGCTGGCCGTGGCCGAGGGCAGCCGAGCGGTGCTGCGCGACCAGCACGCGCAGCGGCTCATGCGGGAGGCCACGTTCCTGCTGGTGTTCGGCTCCCGGCCGGGCATCCGCAGCGCCCTGACGACGGCCCTGGCGGGCTGA